A stretch of Camelina sativa cultivar DH55 chromosome 18, Cs, whole genome shotgun sequence DNA encodes these proteins:
- the LOC104762948 gene encoding zinc finger CCCH domain-containing protein 68-like: protein MKKKTSGRVSWASESRLCQVKMFLTEDCPAKVSSSNLLPPGFEATVFPSTRNNNIPRIKWKRPPKFIINDALLVGSGGDSTETLSENLRISKVLEAFYPHRSVIPTRPSVSSAVAEAHYDDSTTPSIPLAFIEDEPEPPLQSSHDFNAVSLLGPQLSLAASAALSSLTKEQGSQVDAHLLVKLLSDPIIVHNLLNGKPLETANHVTTPNTDFAKPTTRAMDTTNPPPPIGVPHNVPVSVQSCATDPPLPKPTLPMSTALSMKPPTLVVHTYPLSSGIKPLPRLEDSSYTAAPLKPSPVDNALVSEQNKQQPLNMSSTWDMNRGPESAAQTETAPQIRNGNTNRDDQVSAEPVKNQDYYKNLIREHGVVSPATNENNNYKGRVDDNMKVVKVNKIQKPCMFFNRPKGCRLGESCLYLHGRSKRSWTDVAPRFPRAKRLKFGS, encoded by the exons atgaagaagaaaacatcagGAAGAGTGTCATGGGCATCAGAGAGTAGGCTTTGTcag GTAAAGATGTTTCTAACTGAAGATTGTCCCGCTAAAGTTTCATCATccaatcttcttcctcctgGATTTGAAGCTACTGTGTTTCCATCCACGCGTAACAACAACATTCCTCGTATCAAATGGAAACGCCCCCCTAAG TTTATCATTAATGATGCTTTGCTTGTCGGGAGTGGTGGTGACAGCACCGAAACTCTTTCTGAGAACTTGAGGATTTCTAAAGTCTTGGAAGCCTTCTATCCCCATCGCTCTGTCATCCCTACTCg TCCTTCCGTCTCATCCGCTGTAGCAGAAGCACACTACGACGACAGCACTACTCCTAGTATCCCTCTCGCTTTCATTGAAGACGAACCTGAGCCTCCTTTACAATCTTCTCATGATTTCAATGCTGTCTCTCTTCTTGGACCACAGTTGAGTCTCGCTGCTTCTGCAGCTTTGTCTTCGTTAACCAAGGAACAGGGCTCTCAGGTCGATGCTCATTTACTTGTCAAGTTACTCAGTGACCCCATTATCGTCCACAACCTGTTGAATGGTAAACCACTTGAAACTGCTAATCATGTTACTACTCCAAACACTGACTTCGCCAAACCTACTACACGTGCCATGGACACAACAAACCCACCTCCTCCTATTGGTGTGCCTCATAACGTACCTGTTTCTGTTCAATCCTGTGCTACAGATCCCCCACTCCCCAAACCCACTTTGCCCATGTCCACTGCTCTGTCAATGAAACCGCCGACCCTGGTTGTTCACACCTATCCATTGTCTTCTGGGATCAAACCATTGCCAAGACTCGAAGATTCTTCTTACACAGCTGCTCCCTTGAAACCAAGCCCAGTTGATAATGCTCTAGTCTcggaacaaaacaaacaacaacccCTTAACATGTCGTCCACTTGGGACATGAACAGGGGACCAGAATCAGCAGCGCAAACTGAAACAGCTCCTCAAATCCGTAATGGTAATACAAACCGGGATGATCAGGTGTCTGCAGAACCCGTGAAAAATCAAGACTACTACAAGAACCTCATTAGGGAACATGGGGTAGTCAGTCCGGCaacaaatgaaaataacaattacaaAGGTAGAGTTGATGATAACATGAAAGTCGTAAAGGTTAATAAGATTCAGAAACCGTGCATGTTCTTTAACAGACCCAAAGGGTGTAGGCTGGGCGAGAGTTGCTTGTATCTTCA